The Proteiniphilum propionicum genome contains the following window.
TATAACCGCTTTAAAAATGATCGGCCTCAAGTCAAAATACATATAATTCGTATTATCTTTGCCGTCGTGAATCAAGGGCAGTTACCAGAGTGGCCAAATGGGGCTGACTGTAACTCAGCTGGCTTACGCCTTCGGTGGTTCGAATCCATCACTGCCCACAAAACAAATGTGTTGATTGTTCAATAGGCCATTGGTAATAGCATACACAAAATATTGGCAATATTGCAACATTTATAAATTGGCTCATAAGTCAGTCATTTTCGCGGAAGTAGCTCAGTTGATAGAGCATTAGCCTTCCAAGCTGAGGGTCGCGGGTTTGAGTCCCGTCTTCCGCTCTAAAGGGAGTAACAGATTAAAGTTACTTCTTTTTTTTATCAAAAAAATACGCAATAAATCAGGTGGAAAATCTTTCTGCATATAAACCTTCTGTACGCGATCTGACAGGCGGAAACATTTTCCGTCAATTGATTACGCTGGCACTCCCTCTGATGGCTATCAGCTTCATCCAGATGGCCTACAACTTAGTAGATATCATCTGGATTGGACGTCTGGGAAGCAAGTCCGTGGCAGCGGTCGGTTCAATCGGCATGTTAATGTGGATGATGAATTCGGTTGCATTGATATCGAAGGTAGGCGCAGAGATTGCCATTGGCCAATCGATAGGTGCCCGGCGGTTAGACAAAGCATCACTCTATGCATCACACACTACCACTATTGCCCTGGCATTGGGGCTCACCTTCGGTATTTTCTTCTTTCTCTTTCCCAGCACTTATGTATCATTTTACAGTCTGGAGGCTGGTATTGCGCTGGAAGCTGCCGGTTACCTGCGGATAATTTCACCGGGAATAACGGTCATGTTCCTTATTCTAAACTTCTCCGGCATCTATATTGGCTCCGGCCGCAGTGACATCCCTTTTTATTTCAACGCCACCGGATTAGTGTTTAACATTTTACTGGATCCTCTCCTTATTTTCGGTATTGGTCCGTTCCCGGCCATGGGAGTAAGAGGGGCCGCGCTGGCTACCCTTCTTTCTCAGGTAGTGGTAATTATTCTCTTTATCCACCACCTAAAGAAAAAAAACGGGTTATTGGGACGGTTTCAATTCCTGATCCGTCTCCGTAGAAAATATACTCTTAACATACTGAAGCTAGGACTACCCGTTGCCGCGATGAATGTTTACTTTGCATTTGTGAATATGAATCTGGCCCGCATCGCATCGGTTTACGGCGGATACCTTGGTATAACCAGTCAGACAACTGGTGGCCAGATTGAGGGGATCACTTGGAATACCTCCAATGGATTCTCCACAGCCTTGGGCAGTTTTGTTGCGCAGAACTATGCGGCGCATAAGATAAACCGGGCCAATCGTGCATTTCGCTATACATTAATGATGATGGGCACATTGGGAATAATTGTAACTGCGGCATTCATATTGTACGGTAAAGAGATTTTTTCTGTTTTTGTACCTGAAAAAGCAGCATATCTGGCTGGGGGTGAGTATTTGTTAATCATGGGTGTCTCTCAAATTTTCATGATGCTGGAGATCACCACCCAGGGCATTTTCAACGGGTTGGGCAGGACCACCCCGCCTGCCATCATCAGCATGGTGTTTAACACACTGCGTATCCCGCTGGCGCTCTTTCTGGGTGCGCGCATCGGGGTGACTGGCGTCTGGTGGGCCATCTCCAGCACCTCTTTCTTTAAGGGGGGGATTCTGCTGACCTGGTACCTGGTGCTGCGCAGGAAGAGATCATGGTAGGGTTTTCTTAATCCATCTTTTCTAGTGTTCGTGTTGGTCCATTCTTGTCATGCGGGTTGACGGGTACAAGTAGCGCGTTATTTTCTTGATTATTTCGCATTAAATCGATAGCCCAACCCCATCATCAAGTTGTTCGGATCTTTAAAACGGTATAGCTGATAGCCCGTATGCAGGAACATGTTATGGGTAATATGGGTCTTGAGCACAAAAGTTTGGTAAAATGAGTTCGTATCGTCTCCCTTGCACAAAAAGTTTTTTCCAATACCCAGGTTAATTGAAAAGATGGGCATGACAATTTCCCCACGCAGTGAGAGCCCTGCCGAAAACTGTTCCCTGAAGGGAGGCCTGTAGAACCTAAGCTCTTCAGGCTCAGATGGAATATATGTATTGGCTATATGCTTGCCGATGTTGGCACTTTCATCATACTGCAGATCAAGCGAAATACCGGCGCGGAAATAATTGCTGAAATGATATAATGGATTGAGGTTCAATCCTGCAATTCCAAACGAGCCGGGAACTAGCATCGGGCTTTGATCTTCAGGGAAGATGCCCTTTTTCCGTGTAGCACCATAGACAATGAGGTCATAGGTAATATACGAATTCAATGCGTGATTCTGAGACGGGAAATAGGAGAATCTGTTTTCTCTATTGTTCCCAAAAAAGTGTGCAACACCTATGGAGGCTCCAATTGTATTCACCCCTGAGTTGGGATAACTGGTATTTCCGTTGGAATAGTGTGTCACCCCCACCCCGCCACGCAGATAGGTGCTTGGTGTCATTTGCCAGTTCAATAGAAATCCAAGGTTGATATAGGCGCTAATTTTGGAGCCGACAACCATATTGAACGGATTTTTCTCCTCATCATACTTCTTCCAACCGAATGCTGAGCCAAAGTTCCATTCGTAATCGAATGACAAGTCGGAGGTGATGCTTGCTATTCTTGACGTTTGGAAGAGATAGACGTTGACGGGATTTCCCAGTTCGGAAGAGTTGAAGAATGTATTGTAAGCGATTCCGATGCCTTGTATGGCATGAGGATATTGCCTACCCAGATATGTGTTGTCAGAGAACTTGAAACCGTACTTCAGATGACCGGAAAGAGTGGAGTTCATTCTCTGTCCTGCACGGTTGGAGCCTTTGAAGAATTCATGCGTAGGGAACAGATATCCCGGCCTCAAATCGGCACCAATCATGTGGATGATTTTTGTTGAAGTGGAGTCGCTTTTACCGGCAAAGGAGCCTACGGCAGTGAATAGCAACAATATGGTGCATAGGA
Protein-coding sequences here:
- a CDS encoding MATE family efflux transporter yields the protein MENLSAYKPSVRDLTGGNIFRQLITLALPLMAISFIQMAYNLVDIIWIGRLGSKSVAAVGSIGMLMWMMNSVALISKVGAEIAIGQSIGARRLDKASLYASHTTTIALALGLTFGIFFFLFPSTYVSFYSLEAGIALEAAGYLRIISPGITVMFLILNFSGIYIGSGRSDIPFYFNATGLVFNILLDPLLIFGIGPFPAMGVRGAALATLLSQVVVIILFIHHLKKKNGLLGRFQFLIRLRRKYTLNILKLGLPVAAMNVYFAFVNMNLARIASVYGGYLGITSQTTGGQIEGITWNTSNGFSTALGSFVAQNYAAHKINRANRAFRYTLMMMGTLGIIVTAAFILYGKEIFSVFVPEKAAYLAGGEYLLIMGVSQIFMMLEITTQGIFNGLGRTTPPAIISMVFNTLRIPLALFLGARIGVTGVWWAISSTSFFKGGILLTWYLVLRRKRSW
- a CDS encoding acyloxyacyl hydrolase — encoded protein: MKIRINKGALKSFLCTILLLFTAVGSFAGKSDSTSTKIIHMIGADLRPGYLFPTHEFFKGSNRAGQRMNSTLSGHLKYGFKFSDNTYLGRQYPHAIQGIGIAYNTFFNSSELGNPVNVYLFQTSRIASITSDLSFDYEWNFGSAFGWKKYDEEKNPFNMVVGSKISAYINLGFLLNWQMTPSTYLRGGVGVTHYSNGNTSYPNSGVNTIGASIGVAHFFGNNRENRFSYFPSQNHALNSYITYDLIVYGATRKKGIFPEDQSPMLVPGSFGIAGLNLNPLYHFSNYFRAGISLDLQYDESANIGKHIANTYIPSEPEELRFYRPPFREQFSAGLSLRGEIVMPIFSINLGIGKNFLCKGDDTNSFYQTFVLKTHITHNMFLHTGYQLYRFKDPNNLMMGLGYRFNAK